A single genomic interval of Rhodopseudomonas palustris harbors:
- the dxs gene encoding 1-deoxy-D-xylulose-5-phosphate synthase encodes MTEFSKTPLLDTIRTPEDLRKLRIDQVRQVADELRLETIDAVSVTGGHFGAGLGVVELTTALHYVFDTPRDRLIWDVGHQAYPHKILTGRRDRIRTLRTGGGLSGFTKRTESDHDPFGAGHSSTSISAGLGMAVASELAGKKNNVIAVIGDGSISAGMAYEAMNNAGAMNSRLIVILNDNNMSIAPPVGAMSAYLSRLYSGKTYRSLREAGKQIGKHLPKLIADRAARAEEYSRGFMMGGGTLFEELGFYYVGPVDGHNLDHLLPILQNVRDADTGPFLIHVVTQKGKGYGPAEAAADKYHAVVKFDIATGAQAKAKSNAPSYQNVFGQSLVKEAQKDDKIVGITAAMPSGTGIDIFEKAFPKRTFDVGIAEQHAVTFAAGLATEGYKPFCAIYSTFLQRAYDQIVHDVAIQKLPVRFAIDRAGLVGADGATHAGSFDNAYLGCLPNMVIMAAADEAELVHMVATQVAIDDRPSAVRYPRGEGRGVEMPEVGIPLEIGKGRVIRQGNKVALLSFGTRLAEAEKAADELATLGLSTTVADARFMKPLDVELVLKLARDHEVLLTIEEGSIGGFGSHVMQTLAEHGMLDGEVKMRALVLPDVFMDHDNPVAMYARAGLDAKAIVKKVFDVLGKDAATETSKLA; translated from the coding sequence GTGACCGAATTTAGTAAAACACCGCTTCTCGACACCATTCGCACACCGGAAGATCTGCGCAAGCTGCGGATCGATCAGGTTCGGCAGGTCGCCGACGAATTGCGATTGGAGACGATCGACGCGGTATCGGTCACCGGCGGGCATTTTGGCGCCGGGCTCGGCGTGGTCGAACTGACCACCGCACTGCACTATGTGTTCGACACCCCGCGCGACCGGCTGATCTGGGACGTTGGCCACCAGGCCTACCCGCACAAGATTCTGACCGGCCGGCGCGACCGCATCCGCACCCTGCGCACCGGCGGCGGCCTGTCCGGCTTCACCAAGCGCACCGAGAGCGACCACGACCCGTTCGGCGCCGGCCACTCCTCGACCTCGATCTCGGCCGGCCTCGGCATGGCGGTCGCCAGCGAACTCGCCGGCAAGAAGAACAACGTCATCGCGGTGATTGGCGACGGTTCGATCTCGGCCGGCATGGCCTACGAGGCGATGAACAATGCCGGTGCGATGAACTCCCGGCTGATCGTCATCCTCAATGACAACAACATGTCGATCGCCCCGCCTGTCGGCGCGATGTCCGCCTATCTGTCGCGGCTGTACTCGGGCAAGACCTATCGGTCGCTGCGCGAGGCCGGCAAGCAGATCGGGAAGCACCTGCCGAAGCTGATCGCCGACCGCGCCGCCCGCGCCGAGGAATATTCCCGCGGCTTCATGATGGGCGGCGGCACCCTGTTCGAGGAACTCGGTTTCTACTACGTCGGCCCGGTCGACGGCCACAACCTCGACCACCTGCTGCCGATCCTGCAGAACGTCCGTGATGCCGACACCGGCCCGTTCCTGATCCACGTCGTCACCCAGAAGGGCAAGGGCTACGGCCCGGCCGAAGCGGCGGCCGACAAGTATCACGCGGTGGTCAAGTTCGATATCGCCACCGGCGCCCAGGCCAAGGCCAAGTCGAACGCCCCCTCCTATCAGAACGTGTTCGGCCAGAGCCTGGTCAAGGAAGCCCAGAAGGACGACAAGATCGTCGGCATCACCGCGGCGATGCCGTCGGGCACCGGCATCGACATCTTCGAGAAGGCCTTCCCGAAGCGCACGTTCGACGTCGGCATTGCCGAACAGCACGCCGTGACCTTCGCGGCCGGCCTCGCCACCGAAGGCTACAAGCCGTTCTGCGCGATCTACTCGACCTTCCTGCAGCGCGCCTACGACCAGATCGTGCACGACGTCGCGATCCAGAAGCTGCCGGTGCGCTTTGCGATCGACCGCGCGGGCCTCGTCGGAGCCGACGGCGCCACCCACGCCGGTTCGTTCGACAACGCCTATCTCGGCTGCCTCCCCAACATGGTGATCATGGCTGCGGCCGACGAAGCCGAGCTGGTGCACATGGTCGCCACCCAGGTGGCGATCGACGACCGGCCGAGCGCGGTGCGCTATCCGCGCGGCGAAGGCCGCGGCGTCGAGATGCCGGAAGTCGGCATTCCGCTGGAAATCGGCAAGGGCCGCGTGATCCGCCAGGGCAACAAGGTCGCGCTGCTGTCGTTCGGCACCCGGCTCGCCGAGGCGGAGAAGGCCGCGGACGAACTCGCCACCCTCGGCCTCTCCACCACCGTCGCCGATGCGCGTTTCATGAAGCCGCTCGATGTCGAGCTGGTGCTGAAGCTCGCCCGCGACCACGAAGTGCTGCTCACCATCGAAGAAGGTTCGATCGGCGGTTTCGGCAGCCACGTGATGCAGACGCTGGCCGAGCACGGCATGCTCGACGGCGAAGTGAAGATGCGGGCGCTGGTGCTGCCCGACGTATTCATGGATCACGACAATCCGGTGGCGATGTACGCCCGCGCCGGCCTCGACGCCAAGGCAATCGTCAAGAAGGTGTTCGACGTGCTCGGCAAGGATGCCGCGACCGAGACCTCGAAGCTGGCCTGA
- a CDS encoding exodeoxyribonuclease VII small subunit: protein MAEAATTDVKKLSFERALEELETIVKRLEDGKVPLEESVTIYERGEALKRRCEDLLRQAEARVDKITTDAQGAPTGTEPLDVQ from the coding sequence ATGGCCGAAGCCGCAACCACCGATGTGAAAAAGCTCAGCTTCGAGCGCGCCCTCGAGGAACTCGAGACCATCGTCAAGCGGCTCGAAGACGGCAAGGTGCCGCTCGAGGAGTCGGTCACGATTTATGAACGCGGTGAAGCTTTGAAGCGCCGCTGTGAGGATCTGCTGCGGCAGGCCGAAGCCCGCGTGGACAAGATTACCACCGACGCGCAGGGCGCTCCGACCGGCACCGAGCCGCTGGACGTGCAGTAA
- a CDS encoding histone deacetylase family protein: MTTLFLTHSACLDHHTPEGHPERAARLVAINKTLGEERFAPLARAESPIGSLEHIALCHTDHHIVELRHMSPSTGIVYVDGDTSMSPGTFEAALRGVGGSVAAVDAVMKGEAANAFVATRPPGHHAEITKPMGFCFFGNAAIAARYAQRQYGIERAAVVDFDVHHGNGTQDIFWGDRTVMYCSTHQMPLFPGTGSQGERGEYDNIVNAPLASEDGGTEFRFAFEQLILPQLKRFSPELIVISAGFDAHYRDPLASLNLRAEDFGWVTERLMEVAAQTAGGRIVSVLEGGYDLQGLSESVAAHVGALMGA, encoded by the coding sequence ATGACCACGCTTTTTCTGACCCATTCCGCGTGCCTCGACCATCACACGCCGGAAGGACATCCTGAGCGCGCTGCGCGGCTCGTCGCCATCAACAAGACGCTCGGTGAAGAACGCTTTGCACCGCTGGCGCGCGCGGAGTCGCCGATCGGCTCGCTCGAGCACATCGCGCTGTGCCACACCGATCACCACATCGTCGAGCTGCGCCACATGTCGCCGTCCACCGGCATCGTCTATGTCGACGGTGACACCTCGATGTCGCCCGGCACGTTCGAAGCCGCGCTACGCGGTGTCGGCGGCTCGGTCGCCGCGGTGGACGCGGTGATGAAGGGCGAGGCCGCCAACGCCTTCGTGGCCACCCGTCCACCGGGGCACCATGCCGAAATCACCAAGCCGATGGGGTTCTGCTTCTTCGGCAATGCGGCGATCGCCGCGCGCTACGCCCAGCGGCAATACGGCATCGAGCGCGCCGCAGTGGTGGATTTCGACGTCCACCACGGCAACGGCACCCAGGACATCTTCTGGGGCGATCGCACCGTGATGTATTGCTCAACTCACCAGATGCCGCTGTTCCCAGGTACCGGCTCCCAGGGCGAGCGCGGCGAATATGACAATATCGTCAACGCCCCCCTCGCCTCCGAAGACGGTGGCACCGAGTTCCGGTTCGCGTTCGAGCAGCTGATCCTGCCCCAGCTCAAGCGGTTTTCGCCGGAATTGATCGTGATTTCGGCCGGTTTCGACGCCCATTACCGCGATCCGCTGGCCAGCCTGAACCTGCGCGCCGAAGATTTCGGCTGGGTCACCGAACGCCTGATGGAGGTCGCGGCCCAGACCGCCGGCGGGCGGATTGTCTCGGTCCTCGAGGGGGGATATGACCTCCAGGGCCTGAGTGAATCGGTTGCGGCTCACGTCGGCGCCCTGATGGGCGCTTGA
- a CDS encoding bifunctional metallophosphatase/5'-nucleotidase, whose amino-acid sequence MIKLRSRLALLATAAALTVAFVPAPRAAELLPPPVDLRILAINDFHGNLQPPPGGITIDDPADRTKKIHVPAGGAEHMATLVKALRKDHPNAIFVAAGDLIGASPFLSAMFHDEPTIESLSLMGLALSSVGNHEFDEGKTELLRMQNGGCHPVDGCQGPHPFKGAAFNYLAASTVETATGKTVFPPYAIRKFGGVPVAFIGLTLKNTPNMVSPPGVAGLSFKDEAETVNALIPELKAKGVEAIVVLIHEGGFPTGDYNECPGISGPIVEIVNKLDRAVDVVISGHTHRAYTCRIDGRLVTSGDKYGTIVTAIDLKLDPTTGDVISAAANNTIVRTETLAKDPAQTELIAAYDKLAGPIAARPAGSVTSALSRMPNVAGESVLGDVVADAQLAATLDKDKGGAEIALTNPGGVRSDVLGGEGGAVTFGQVFAAQPFRNQLVTMTLTGAQLKAALEQQWAEPARPRILQVSKGFHFAWDAAGAPGGRIPPDRMSLNGAPIDPNRTYRVTLNAYLAAGGDGFTVFKDGAAPQTGVYDVDALFSYFKTHSPVAPPPTDRVTRLN is encoded by the coding sequence ATGATCAAGCTCCGCTCCCGCCTAGCCCTGCTCGCCACCGCCGCCGCGCTCACTGTCGCATTCGTGCCCGCACCGCGCGCGGCCGAATTGCTGCCGCCGCCGGTCGATCTGCGGATTCTCGCGATCAACGACTTCCACGGCAATTTGCAGCCACCGCCCGGCGGCATCACGATCGACGATCCGGCCGATCGGACCAAGAAGATTCACGTCCCCGCCGGCGGCGCCGAACATATGGCGACGCTGGTCAAAGCGCTGCGCAAGGATCATCCCAATGCAATCTTCGTCGCCGCCGGCGATCTGATTGGCGCCAGCCCGTTTCTGTCGGCGATGTTTCACGACGAGCCGACCATCGAGTCGCTGTCGCTGATGGGGCTGGCGCTGTCCTCGGTCGGCAATCACGAATTCGACGAGGGCAAGACCGAGCTGCTCCGGATGCAGAACGGCGGCTGCCATCCGGTCGACGGCTGCCAGGGGCCGCATCCGTTCAAGGGCGCGGCGTTCAACTATCTGGCCGCCTCCACGGTCGAGACCGCGACCGGCAAGACGGTGTTTCCGCCCTATGCGATCCGCAAGTTCGGCGGTGTGCCGGTGGCGTTCATCGGGCTGACGCTGAAGAACACGCCGAATATGGTGTCACCGCCAGGTGTCGCCGGACTTTCATTCAAGGACGAGGCCGAGACCGTCAACGCCCTGATCCCGGAGCTGAAGGCCAAGGGCGTCGAGGCGATCGTGGTGCTAATCCATGAAGGTGGTTTTCCGACCGGCGACTACAACGAATGCCCGGGCATCTCCGGCCCGATCGTCGAGATCGTCAACAAGCTCGATCGCGCCGTCGACGTGGTGATCAGCGGCCACACCCACCGCGCCTACACCTGCCGGATCGACGGCCGCCTCGTCACCAGCGGCGACAAATACGGCACCATCGTCACCGCGATCGACCTCAAGCTCGATCCGACCACCGGCGACGTGATCAGCGCTGCGGCCAATAACACGATCGTCCGAACCGAAACGCTGGCCAAGGATCCGGCGCAGACCGAACTGATCGCCGCCTACGACAAACTGGCCGGCCCGATCGCGGCGCGGCCGGCAGGCTCGGTGACTTCGGCACTGTCGCGGATGCCGAACGTGGCCGGCGAGAGCGTACTCGGCGACGTCGTCGCCGATGCTCAGCTCGCCGCCACCCTCGACAAGGACAAAGGCGGCGCTGAGATCGCGCTGACCAATCCGGGCGGCGTCCGCTCCGATGTCCTGGGCGGCGAAGGCGGAGCAGTGACATTCGGCCAGGTGTTCGCCGCGCAGCCGTTCCGCAATCAGCTGGTGACGATGACGCTGACCGGCGCTCAGCTCAAGGCGGCGCTCGAACAGCAATGGGCTGAGCCGGCGCGGCCGCGAATTCTGCAGGTGTCGAAGGGTTTTCACTTCGCCTGGGATGCGGCGGGCGCCCCCGGCGGACGAATTCCGCCCGACAGGATGTCGCTGAACGGAGCGCCGATCGACCCGAACCGCACCTATCGGGTGACGCTCAACGCCTATCTGGCAGCCGGCGGCGACGGCTTCACCGTGTTCAAGGACGGTGCTGCACCGCAAACCGGCGTGTACGACGTCGACGCGTTGTTCTCTTATTTCAAGACTCACAGCCCGGTGGCGCCGCCGCCGACCGACCGGGTGACGCGATTGAATTAA
- a CDS encoding crotonase/enoyl-CoA hydratase family protein encodes MTEHLIVTDEDGTRVITMRRPEKKNALTQDMYREMSHAIDTAQNNPDIRCLIITGGSGVFTAGNDLDDFLKAGTDTSGAARVTNATKFLYSLAHNVKPIIAAVDGIAIGIGTTMLFHCDYVLASTTATFSTPFIQLGLVPEGASSLLMPRTMGYQRAFATLVMGHTMTAENARVAGFVNVVVAPGQTEMEAKKAAREICALPAEAVAISRKLLRLAPDEITRRIDQETHLFGERMKSPEAVNAFMRFFQRKKA; translated from the coding sequence ATGACGGAGCATCTGATCGTCACGGATGAAGACGGCACGCGCGTGATCACCATGCGCCGGCCGGAAAAGAAGAACGCGCTGACGCAGGACATGTATCGCGAGATGAGCCACGCGATCGACACCGCGCAGAACAATCCCGACATCCGCTGCCTGATCATCACCGGCGGCTCCGGCGTGTTCACCGCCGGCAACGATCTCGACGATTTCCTCAAAGCCGGCACCGATACCAGCGGCGCCGCGCGCGTCACCAACGCCACCAAATTTCTGTATTCGCTGGCTCACAATGTGAAGCCGATCATTGCTGCTGTCGACGGCATCGCGATCGGCATCGGCACCACGATGCTGTTTCACTGCGACTACGTGCTGGCCTCGACCACGGCGACGTTCTCGACGCCGTTCATCCAGCTCGGACTGGTGCCGGAGGGCGCCTCCAGCCTGCTGATGCCGCGCACCATGGGCTATCAGCGCGCGTTCGCCACGCTGGTGATGGGCCACACGATGACGGCCGAGAACGCCCGCGTCGCCGGTTTCGTCAACGTCGTCGTGGCGCCGGGCCAGACCGAAATGGAAGCCAAGAAAGCCGCGCGGGAAATCTGCGCGCTGCCGGCCGAAGCGGTGGCGATCTCACGTAAGCTGCTGCGGCTGGCGCCCGACGAGATCACCCGGCGGATCGATCAGGAAACTCATCTGTTCGGCGAGCGAATGAAATCGCCCGAAGCCGTCAACGCCTTCATGCGGTTCTTCCAGCGGAAGAAGGCATGA
- a CDS encoding acyl-CoA dehydrogenase, whose amino-acid sequence MTYRAPIDDILLSLNHGAGLQAAVAAGHFGDYDSEITAQVLDEAGKFASDILAPLNRVGDKHGIKLEHGKVTTAPGWPDAYQRWIAAGWNAVSGPEDFGGQGLPMAVNAACTEIWASSNMAFGLCPLLTLSAIDALHTHGSDALKQVYLGKLISGEWTGTMQLTEPQAGSDVGALRTRAERAADGSYKIFGSKIFITYGDHDMTDNIVHFVLARLPDAPAGTKGISLFLVPKFLVNADGTLGARNDIYPSGVEHKLGIHASPTCTMTMGDHGGAIGYLIGEENRGMQCMFTMMNQARLAVGLEGVGIADRAYQQALAYAQERKQGRAIGSAGPGSDPIIKHPDVKRTLLTMRALIGAARTICYSTAVALDIAARSTDPKVKASAAARGALLTPIAKAFSTDIGIEVASLGVQIHGGMGFIEETGAAQHYRDARIAPIYEGTNGIQAIDLVTRKLGANGGASVFALLDELTLIVKDVEASNDPGFGLTGLRLREGLEALDRTSRYLLDKLGSDTNDALAGATPYLRLFGATLGGCALAAEALAARDLEGINDPSRYVALARFFAETVAVQAPALERSVVDSAASVAGAEAVLTA is encoded by the coding sequence ATGACCTATCGCGCTCCGATCGACGACATCCTTCTTTCCCTGAACCACGGTGCGGGATTGCAGGCCGCCGTCGCCGCCGGCCATTTTGGCGACTACGACAGCGAGATCACCGCGCAAGTTCTGGACGAGGCGGGCAAGTTCGCCAGCGACATCCTGGCGCCGCTGAACCGGGTCGGCGACAAGCACGGCATCAAGCTCGAGCATGGCAAGGTCACCACCGCGCCGGGCTGGCCGGATGCCTATCAGCGCTGGATCGCCGCCGGCTGGAATGCGGTGTCGGGACCGGAGGATTTCGGCGGCCAGGGGCTGCCGATGGCGGTCAACGCCGCCTGCACCGAGATCTGGGCGTCGTCCAACATGGCGTTCGGGCTGTGCCCGCTGCTCACCCTGTCGGCGATCGACGCGCTGCACACCCACGGCAGCGACGCGCTGAAGCAGGTCTATCTCGGCAAGCTGATCTCCGGTGAGTGGACCGGCACGATGCAGCTCACCGAGCCGCAGGCCGGCTCCGACGTCGGCGCGCTGCGCACCCGCGCCGAGCGTGCCGCCGACGGCAGCTACAAGATCTTCGGCAGCAAGATCTTCATCACCTACGGCGACCACGACATGACCGACAACATCGTGCATTTCGTGCTCGCGCGGCTGCCGGATGCGCCGGCCGGCACCAAGGGCATCTCGCTATTCCTGGTGCCGAAATTCCTCGTCAACGCCGACGGCACGCTCGGGGCCCGCAACGACATCTATCCGAGCGGCGTCGAGCACAAGCTCGGCATCCACGCCTCGCCGACCTGCACCATGACGATGGGCGACCACGGCGGCGCAATCGGCTATCTGATCGGCGAAGAAAACCGCGGCATGCAGTGCATGTTCACGATGATGAACCAGGCCCGCCTTGCGGTCGGCCTCGAAGGCGTCGGCATTGCAGACCGCGCCTATCAGCAGGCGCTGGCCTATGCGCAGGAGCGCAAACAAGGCCGCGCGATCGGCAGCGCCGGCCCGGGGTCGGATCCGATCATCAAGCACCCCGACGTCAAGCGCACGCTGCTGACGATGCGGGCGCTGATCGGCGCCGCACGCACCATCTGTTACTCGACCGCGGTGGCACTCGACATCGCGGCGCGCAGCACCGACCCGAAGGTCAAAGCCTCCGCCGCGGCGCGCGGCGCGTTGCTGACGCCGATCGCCAAGGCGTTCTCCACCGACATCGGCATCGAAGTCGCCTCGCTCGGCGTCCAGATCCATGGCGGCATGGGCTTCATCGAAGAGACCGGCGCCGCGCAGCACTACCGCGACGCGCGGATTGCGCCGATCTATGAAGGCACCAACGGCATCCAGGCGATCGACCTCGTCACCCGCAAGCTTGGCGCTAACGGCGGCGCCTCGGTGTTCGCGCTGCTCGACGAGCTGACGCTGATCGTCAAGGATGTGGAAGCATCGAACGATCCGGGCTTCGGCCTCACCGGCCTGCGGCTGCGCGAGGGGCTGGAAGCGCTCGACCGCACCAGCCGTTATCTCCTGGACAAGCTCGGCAGCGACACCAACGACGCGCTGGCCGGCGCCACGCCCTACCTGCGTCTGTTCGGCGCCACGCTCGGCGGCTGCGCGCTGGCGGCCGAAGCGCTCGCGGCGCGCGATCTCGAAGGCATCAACGATCCGTCGCGCTACGTCGCGCTGGCACGGTTCTTCGCCGAGACCGTCGCGGTGCAGGCCCCTGCGCTGGAGCGCAGCGTGGTCGACAGCGCGGCGTCTGTGGCCGGTGCCGAGGCGGTGCTGACTGCCTAA
- a CDS encoding HupU protein, producing the protein MDSFDILWLQGASCGGCTMAALEGGHSGWFAELKRFGIDLLWHPSVSEATAEEAVAIFERIASGEQKLGALVLEGAVLRGPNGSGRFNMLGGTGRSMLHWVTALAPRADYVVAAGSCAAFGGVPMAGGNPTDASGLQYAAAEPGGVLGTAFRSRAGLPVINIAGCAPHPGWISETLAALALGGVDTAALDAFGRPRFFADHLAHHGCARNEYYEFKASAEELSQQGCLMEHLGCKATQAVGDCNQRGWNGSGSCTSGGYACIACTSPGFESSQGFMETAKLAGIPVGLPLDMPKAWFVALAALSKSATPKRVRANAAADHIVVPPRSDPGRRP; encoded by the coding sequence ATGGACTCCTTCGACATCCTTTGGCTGCAAGGAGCCAGCTGCGGCGGCTGCACCATGGCGGCACTGGAAGGCGGGCATTCCGGCTGGTTTGCCGAGCTGAAGCGGTTCGGCATCGATCTGCTGTGGCATCCTTCCGTGAGCGAGGCGACCGCCGAAGAGGCGGTGGCGATCTTCGAACGCATTGCGTCCGGCGAGCAGAAGCTCGGCGCGTTGGTGCTGGAAGGCGCCGTGCTGCGCGGGCCAAATGGCAGTGGCCGGTTCAATATGCTCGGTGGCACCGGGCGTTCGATGCTGCATTGGGTGACGGCGCTGGCGCCGCGCGCCGATTATGTGGTCGCGGCGGGAAGCTGCGCGGCGTTCGGCGGCGTGCCGATGGCGGGGGGCAATCCGACCGACGCCAGCGGCCTGCAATATGCGGCGGCAGAGCCAGGCGGCGTCCTCGGCACGGCGTTCCGCTCCCGCGCCGGGCTGCCGGTCATCAACATCGCCGGCTGCGCGCCGCATCCCGGCTGGATTTCCGAAACACTGGCCGCGCTGGCGCTTGGCGGTGTCGACACCGCTGCGCTCGATGCGTTCGGCCGGCCGCGTTTCTTCGCCGATCATCTGGCGCATCACGGCTGCGCCCGCAACGAGTACTACGAGTTCAAGGCCAGCGCCGAGGAGCTGTCGCAGCAGGGCTGCCTGATGGAGCATCTCGGCTGCAAGGCGACCCAGGCGGTCGGCGACTGCAATCAGCGCGGCTGGAACGGCAGCGGCTCCTGCACCAGCGGCGGCTATGCCTGCATCGCCTGCACCTCGCCGGGCTTCGAGTCCTCCCAGGGCTTCATGGAAACCGCCAAGCTCGCCGGCATTCCGGTCGGCCTGCCGCTGGATATGCCGAAGGCGTGGTTCGTCGCGCTGGCGGCGCTGTCGAAATCGGCGACACCGAAGCGGGTTCGGGCCAACGCGGCGGCGGATCACATCGTGGTGCCGCCGCGCAGCGATCCCGGCCGGCGGCCATGA
- a CDS encoding nickel-dependent hydrogenase large subunit, which translates to MTRRITVGPFNRVEGDLEVRLDLDDGVVRSAEVTAPLYRGFEQILRGRSAMDALTLVPRICGICSVSQSMAAVAALRAAGGVRPARNGVLAANLAHAAENAADHLTHFNLFFMPDFARDAYAGRPWHPEIAARFKAVQGSAAQAMLPARARLLQIMGLLAGKWPHSLAFQPGGTTCAIDLGERVQLLSIIGDFRDFLERTMFGDSLDNLLAIDSVAALEAWRDGRGGDFASFLAVADDLALHRLGRIALPLMSFGAYHGEDAPLFAAGVLDSASAARTSFDPAAITEDVAHAWMRDTSLSPLEADTDPDADKPAGYSWCKAPRLGGGPAEVGAMARQAIDGDPLIRDCVARFGSCVTTRVIARLRETARLALAMHQWARQLDLAEPFLERGERGRDGTGIGLVEAARGSLGHWIELRGDSIRRYQIIAPTSWNFSPRDRGGVPGPLEQALVGTPVGDAGARAVTIQHVVRSFDPCMVCTAH; encoded by the coding sequence ATGACGCGGCGAATTACGGTCGGCCCGTTCAACCGCGTCGAGGGCGACCTGGAAGTGCGGCTCGATCTCGACGACGGCGTCGTCCGGTCGGCCGAAGTCACTGCGCCTTTGTATCGCGGCTTCGAACAAATCCTGCGCGGGCGATCGGCGATGGATGCGCTGACCCTGGTGCCGCGGATCTGCGGCATCTGCTCGGTGTCGCAGTCGATGGCCGCGGTGGCGGCGCTGCGGGCAGCCGGCGGCGTGCGGCCGGCGCGCAACGGCGTGCTTGCCGCCAATTTGGCGCACGCGGCTGAGAACGCGGCCGATCACCTGACGCACTTCAATCTGTTCTTCATGCCGGACTTCGCCCGCGATGCTTATGCGGGGCGGCCGTGGCATCCTGAGATCGCGGCTCGCTTCAAGGCGGTGCAAGGCAGCGCGGCGCAGGCGATGCTGCCGGCGCGGGCAAGGCTGTTGCAGATCATGGGCCTGCTCGCCGGCAAATGGCCGCACAGCTTGGCGTTTCAGCCGGGCGGCACGACCTGCGCGATCGATCTCGGCGAGCGGGTGCAACTGCTGTCGATCATCGGCGATTTCCGTGATTTTCTCGAACGCACAATGTTCGGCGACAGTCTCGACAACCTGCTGGCGATCGACAGCGTGGCGGCACTGGAAGCTTGGCGCGACGGCCGCGGCGGCGATTTCGCCAGTTTCCTTGCGGTGGCCGACGATCTTGCGCTGCATCGGCTCGGCCGGATCGCGCTGCCGCTGATGAGCTTCGGCGCCTATCACGGCGAGGATGCGCCGCTGTTTGCGGCCGGCGTGCTCGATTCAGCCAGTGCGGCGCGGACGTCGTTCGATCCTGCCGCGATCACCGAGGATGTGGCCCACGCCTGGATGCGCGACACCTCGCTGTCGCCGCTGGAAGCCGACACCGACCCCGATGCGGACAAGCCCGCCGGCTACAGCTGGTGCAAGGCGCCGCGGCTTGGCGGCGGTCCGGCCGAAGTCGGCGCTATGGCCCGGCAGGCGATCGACGGCGATCCGCTGATCCGCGATTGTGTCGCCCGTTTCGGTTCGTGCGTCACAACCCGCGTCATCGCGCGGCTGCGCGAGACCGCCCGGCTGGCGCTTGCGATGCATCAGTGGGCGCGGCAACTCGATCTTGCCGAGCCGTTTCTGGAGCGGGGCGAGCGGGGACGGGACGGCACCGGCATTGGCCTCGTCGAAGCTGCCCGCGGCAGCCTCGGTCACTGGATCGAGCTGCGCGGAGACAGCATCCGCCGCTATCAGATCATCGCGCCGACCAGCTGGAATTTCTCGCCGCGTGATCGCGGCGGCGTTCCGGGGCCGCTCGAACAAGCGCTGGTCGGCACGCCGGTCGGTGATGCCGGCGCACGCGCAGTGACGATCCAGCACGTCGTGCGTTCGTTCGATCCCTGCATGGTGTGCACCGCGCACTAA